In Spodoptera frugiperda isolate SF20-4 chromosome 12, AGI-APGP_CSIRO_Sfru_2.0, whole genome shotgun sequence, a single window of DNA contains:
- the LOC118262578 gene encoding uncharacterized protein LOC118262578 isoform X3 — translation MSWMKRPQGGTAPPPGPERQSYAAPQVQAFGNQQNMYPNYQAGTGAGNVQPQQFWQMPPQQQGQYGQQFGQVYQQQDYPTNANQFYQQPAPNQFNQNYTSQGFNNAQTQSYQQNYYPTEGATQHNFQQNKPNADSWEDNWDWGWEESAKQAQKANQNAGQQLAPPQQAAFNNANVIEESFASTDSWNWSMDEKKESKEPVSVPHNNENKEPLPLPSKPVASSNSEAETVNNMPPAHTEEVRSLNDKEVVRERLPNLALGKRFHLDNLTPQWSIESQMSQESSDGPHTHSEGTYRSDNQSRNSSKSSPGLNTDNSNFNYSQVGFDESFPQNNEWSRPTDEPPTDHVQSNSRRESHDDLSGSLQELNLNNHKKPSTDTSHQSHHDDARSSHDFSSTTQPPPAVSPLSFPSPVASNVVPPVMVTNMPPPPPVSSTSTPSSASSSAALPAASSSSAIPPPNFPPPTSSQNPFKMNAGPFSHKTIAKVSTSAASAPAFPAPSATLASPAVVSKVSQHNRVSQGFEANLETTPDNSERPDQPQISAFRPLPVSQPVPDNMEIAPQNDRNEYLQTAHLSSSDYGENTDFSRGPPPPGLRRMVVGQQESEYNQNLNISGDEPPPGLARMVPGQQTESVNAYNQAGENYLDRHIDGQPTENSARPYRQADGQQTPDSYTQAPPARAAERRPIGLDRMVPGEPSNDEYPQYPTSNYAGTNEQRVVTGLDHDFSMPTDAGPPDVREQNVDGSDYTEQSSRNPPRNIIGARESSNDASPDFSAPPDDNQREVTMEGENLQDLSIISSTELTYSREQVLDGADITLADIATDRKTDLSDSIDHPTTSSRRQSLNRVNTSGEDSERDRAFKSSPRRDRDKHKSTRDRDSKRDRDRDRERERDRDRERDKDGRYSRGDRKYEPERRSGREERRERDAYPRERRDRDRDSPDARRHRRTRAPRYETEDTDYYSDRERDRRRHREGSYTSSKPPRPEDKERRYVEERDRNKRYHTIERDRRYDDDRERRERRRGDRYRDRYERAYRDIDPSRKHGNLRAQRDEDARRVVTFSSDAKTKDSCLGQGELSATSRPESREAPATDDDSHEARRRARARRTAEPFYDEYGSGMGGGYADPYLVQRQQYQYYEHLRLTNPAAYMQVYKQLMAGHAPPVPPYFTPITELGGAAYEERREDRGSVHSGRSSATGLKGNDTYYGRLAAGGAGSLRAASLRTDLSDRDLNTDMSLNLHLEESTVRSERMTPFRYSTAHTKGSVASRDVVVVAAGYPADGAPGPVRVLSLAAALQRLPDAAELAAYPGPLVKGTTHKKSVIEYCKLRARSAAHEGARDVTGYVLLWELLALMLRQNGVVVGSDIAELLMNNTREYPDSAAASRRGSGAEPREPRPEPCEPQPEPRDEDSYAPDQPAPSLDDLTLRVAGRAAADAGAALDRLRELLIYGNRQEALEWAMRSGQWAHALALGGVLGRRARGLVAARWLAALPAADPLHSLHAALNVAPVPAATCVSEARWGDWRPHAAILLANPSARPDHDRRTLLQFGDSLASRGLLYSAQFCYLAAGEQLARHPLAPLAGPGGPAGAPLAGSGGPAGAPPRLSLLLGEPRAPTLAQFAHNKALFATEIYEYAMSLNQDDFVLAEFQAYKLVLGVRLADVGLYERALAYSAAAARGLQRAPAPHSRALLRALAALAERLQHHDPALLEPAPEDGDSAEASPRHLRHWLDDVRQAADAADIALPWAGAAQAQTAAGPWPQGTQYPQPTPYSVPTEETPDYATQYYAQQQHLDQQQQLGQQQQQLGQQQQQLGQQQQQQQPGQQQQLELQQEPLQQQPAVEEPAQYAQYEDWGHAAEPGPYAEPGPYADPYWQPDSYSYGEGEAPQISMPGSRRADSLAAPAHAHDEEPDAEPPKAPSNKKQEDKPKAEGAKDGKASKGGWLGGILTKLSLRPPNQMILPDDKNPTIVWDAETKRWRNLDGDSADSAPPPPPPRDLPPAMQSTSPPPPSAGAPPSAPVSNIFKMQKGRHIKKSYVDVLNPGGAGPGPGPAPAPAVLGPSVPLQPPPSYFVPAPLPQSGVYDAPMVESERDPYEHSGI, via the exons ATGTCTTGGATGAAGCGGCCACAGGGTGGCACGGCACCGCCGCCGGGCCCCGAGCGACAGTCCTACGCCGCACCCCAGGTACAG GCATTTGGGAACCAACAGAACATGTACCCAAATTATCAAGCAGGTACAGGTGCAGGCAATGTTCAACCACAGCAGTTCTGGCAGATGCCACCCCAACAACAAGGCCAGTATGGTCAGCAGTTTGGACAAGTGTACCAACAACAAGACTATCCTACCAATGCTAACCAGTTTTATCAGCAACCAGCTCCAAACCAGTTCAACCAGAACTACACCAGTCAGGGTTTCAATAATGCTCAAACCCAAAGTTACCAACAAAATTATTACCCCACTGAAGGAGCCACACAACACAACTTTCAACAAAATAAGCCCAATGCTGACAGTTGGGAGGACAACTGGGACTGGGGATGGGAGGAATCAGCAAAACAAGCTCAGAAAGCAAACCAGAATGCAGGCCAGCAACTTGCGCCTCCTCAACAGGCAGCCTTCAATAATGCTAATGTTATAGAAGAGAGTTTTGCTTCAACTGATAGCTGGAATTGGTCTATGGATGAAAAGAAAGAGTCAAAGGAGCCTGTGTCTGTACCTCacaacaatgaaaataaagaacCCCTCCCTCTTCCCTCAAAGCCTGTAGCAAGTAGTAACTCTGAGGCTGAAACAGTAAATAACATGCCTCCCGCTCATACTGAGGAAGTTCGGAGCTTGAATGATAAGGAGGTGGTAAGGGAGCGTCTGCCTAATCTGGCTTTAGGTAAACGCTTTCATTTAGACAATTTAACTCCGCAATGGTCCATAGAATCCCAAATGTCCCAAGAATCAAGTGATGGACCTCACACTCATTCTGAAGGAACTTATAGGAGTGATAATCAGTCTAGGAACTCGAGTAAGAGTAGTCCAGGGTTGAATACAGACAActctaattttaattattctcAAGTTGGTTTTGATGAAAGTTTCCCTCAGAACAATGAATGGTCAAGACCAACAGATGAACCACCTACTGACCATGTTCAAAGTAACAGCAGACGGGAAAGTCACGATGATCTATCAGGGTCTCTGCAAGAACTAAATTTGAACAACCATAAAAAACCATCAACAGATACATCACACCAGAGCCATCATGATGACGCTAGAAGCAGTCATGATTTTAGTTCAACAACACAACCCCCCCCTGCTGTGTCTCCACTTAGTTTTCCAAGTCCTGTTGCATCCAATGTGGTTCCACCTGTTATGGTTACCAACATGCCTCCCCCACCACCAGTTTCATCTACATCTACACCTTCAAGTGCATCTTCCTCTGCTGCATTACCAGCTGCTTCCTCTTCCTCAGCAATACCTCCACCAAATTTCCCACCACCTACTTCAAGTCAAAATCCCTTCAAAATGAATGCAGGTCCATTCTCTCACAAAACGATAGCTAAAGTGTCGACTAGTGCTGCAAGTGCACCGGCATTCCCAGCACCTAGTGCGACTCTGGCATCTCCTGCAGTAGTTAGCAAAGTGTCTCAGCACAACAGAGTGTCACAGGGGTTCGAAGCAAACCTCGAAACTACACCAGATAATTCAGAACGACCAGACCAGCCCCAAATATCAGCGTTTCGACCATTGCCTGTCTCGCAACCGGTACCCGATAATATGGAGATAGCCCCACAGAATGATAGAAACGAATATCTACAAACAGCACATTTGTCAAGCAGTGACTATGGAGAAAATACCGACTTTAGTAGAGGCCCACCTCCTCCTGGGTTACGGCGGATGGTAGTAGGTCAACAAGAATCTGAATATAatcaaaatttgaatatttccGGAGATGAACCGCCACCTGGCTTGGCTAGAATGGTGCCAGGTCAACAGACCGAGTCTGTAAATGCATACAATCAGGCAGGAGAAAATTATTTAGACCGTCATATTGACGGACAGCCAACTGAAAATAGCGCTCGTCCTTACCGCCAGGCTGACGGTCAACAAACGCCAGACAGTTACACACAGGCGCCTCCTGCCAGGGCTGCAGAGAGGCGACCTATTGGGCTGGATAGGATGGTGCCAGGCGAACCAAGCAATGATGAGTACCCGCAATATCCGACTTCCAACTATGCTGGCACGAACGAACAGCGCGTGGTCACGGGTCTGGACCACGACTTCTCTATGCCGACTGACGCTGGGCCCCCAGATGTCAGAGAACAAAATGTCGACGGTTCTGATTACACCGAACAGAGTTCCAGGAACCCGCCGAGAAACATAATAGGTGCCAGGGAGTCCAGTAACGACGCCTCTCCAGATTTCAGCGCGCCGCCGGATGATAATCAGCGGGAAGTCACGATGGAGGGCGAAAACCTGCAAGATTTGAGCATAATTTCTTCAACAGAACTGACGTACTCACGAGAACAGGTGTTGGACGGCGCTGATATTACACTCGCAGATATCGCTACTGACAGAAAGACTGATTTATCAGATTCTATAGACCACCCCACCACAAGTTCTAGGCGCCAATCTCTAAATAGAGTTAACACTTCGGGAGAAGACTCCGAGAGAGATAGAGCATTCAAATCTTCGCCGAGAAGAGACAGAGACAAACATAAGTCGACCAGAGATAGAGATTCGAAGCGGGACAGAGACCGCGatcgagagagagagagggatcGAGACCGAGAACGTGACAAAGACGGCAGGTACTCTCGCGGCGACCGGAAGTATGAGCCTGAGAGGAGATCTGGCAGGGAGGAGCGTCGGGAGCGCGACGCCTACCCGCGCGAGCGACGCGACCGTGACCGCGACAGCCCGGACgcgcgccgccaccgccgcaCGCGCGCGCCGCGCTACGAGACCGAGGACACGGACTACTACAGCGACCGGGAGAGAGATCGAAG GCGCCATCGCGAGGGCTCGTACACCTCTTCCAAACCGCCCCGTCCTGAAGACAAGGAGCGGCGGTACGTCGAGGAGCGAGACCGCAACAAACGGTACCACACGATAGAACGAGACAGACGATATGACGACGATCGCGAAAGGCGCGAGCGGCGGCGCGGCGACCGCTACCGCGACCGCTACGAGCGCGCCTACCGCGACATCGACCCCTCGCGCAAGCACGGCAACCTGCGCGCGCAGCGCGACGAGGACGCCAGGAGAG ttGTGACATTCTCGAGCGATGCAAAAACTAAAGATAGTTGTTTGGGACAAG GCGAGCTGTCGGCGACGTCGCGGCCGGAGTCGCGCGAGGCGCCCGCCACGGACGACGACTCGCACGAGgcgcgccgccgcgcccgcgcgcGCCGCACCGCCGAGCCCTTCTATGACG AGTACGGCAGCGGTATGGGCGGCGGGTACGCGGACCCGTACCTGGTGCAGCGGCAGCAGTACCAGTACTACGAGCACCTGCGGCTCACCAACCCGGCCGCCTACATGCAGGTGTACAAGCAGCTCATGGCGGGCCACGCGCCGCCCGTGCCGCCCTACTTCACCCCGATCACAG AGCTGGGCGGCGCGGCGTACGAGGAGCGGCGCGAGGACCGCGGCAGCGTGCACTCCGGCCGCTCCAGCGCCACCGGCCTCAAGGGGAACGACAC GTACTACGGCCGActggcggcgggcggcgccggCTCGCTGCGGGCCGCCtcgctgcgcaccgacctctcCGACAG GGACCTGAACACGGACATGTCGCTTAACCTGCACCTGGAGGAGTCGACCGTGCGCTCCGAGAGGATGACTCCGTTCCGGTACTCCACGGCGCACACCAAG GGCAGCGTGGCGTCCCGCGACGTGGTGGTGGTGGCGGCGGGGTACCCGGCGGACGGCGCGCCGGGGCCCGTGCGCGTGCTGTCGCTGGCGGCGGCGCTGCAGCGCCTGCCCGACGCGGCCGAGCTGGCGGCCTACCCCGGCCCGCTGGTCAAAG GCACAACGCACAAGAAGAGTGTGATCGAGTACTGCAAGTTGCGCGCGCGCAGCGCGGCCCACGAGGGTGCGCGTGACGTCACGGGCTACGTGCTGCTGTGGGAGCTGCTGGCGCTGATGCTGCGCCAGAACGGG GTGGTGGTAGGCTCGGACATAGCGGAGCTGCTGATGAATAACACCCGCGAGTACCCGGACTCGGCGGCGGCCAGCAGGCGCGGCTCCGGGGCCGAGCCCCGCGAGCCTCGGCCCGAGCCCTGCGAGCCTCAACCGGAGCCCCGCGACGAGGACAGCTACGCGCCCGACCAGCCCGCGCCCTCACTTGACGACTTGA CGCTGCGTGTTGCAGGCCGGGCCGCGGCGGACGCGGGCGCCGCGCTGGACCGGCTGCGGGAGCTGCTCATATACGGGAACCGGCAGGAGGCACTCG AGTGGGCCATGCGCAGCGGGCAGTGGGCGCACGCGCTGGCGCTGGGCGGCGTGCTggggcggcgcgcgcgcgggCTCGTGGCGGCGCGCTGGCTGGCCGCGCTGCCCGCCGCCGACCCGCTGCACTCGCTGCACGCCGCGCTCAACGTCGCGCCCGTGCCCGCCGCCACC TGCGTGTCGGAGGCGCGCTGGGGCGACTGGCGGCCGCACGCCGCCATCTTGCTGGCCAACCCGTCCGCGCGCCCGGACCACGACCGCCGCACTCTGCTGCAGTTCG GAGACAGCCTGGCGTCGCGCGGGCTGCTGTACTCGGCGCAGTTCTGCTACCTCGCGGCCGGCGAGCAGCTGGCGCGCCACCCGCTGGCGCCGCTGGCGGGCCCCGGCGGCCCCGCGGGCGCCCCACTGGCGGGCTCCGGCGGCCCCGCGGGCGCCCCGCCGCGCCTGTCGCTGCTGCTGGGCGAGCCGCGCGCGCCCACGCTGGCCCAGTTCGCGCACAACAAGGCTCTGTTCGCCACCGAGATCTACGAGTACGCCATGTCGCTGAACCAGGACGACTTCGTCCTCGCCGAGTTCCAG GCGTACAAGCTGGTGCTGGGCGTGCGGCTGGCGGACGTGGGGCTGTACGAGCGCGCGCTGGCCtacagcgcggcggcggcgcgcggcctGCAGCGGGCGCCGGCGCCGCACAGCCGCGCGCTGCTGCGGGCGCTGGCGGCGCTGGCCGAGCGCCTGCAGCACCACGACCCGGCGCTGCTGGAGCCGGCGCCCGAGGACGGCGACAGCGCGGAGGCGTCCCCGCGCCACCTGCGCCACTGGCTGGACGACGTGCGCCAGGCCGCCGACGCCGCGGACATAGCGCTGCCG tGGGCGGGCGCGGCGCAGGCGCAGACCGCCGCGGGCCCCTGGCCACAG GGCACGCAGTACCCGCAGCCGACGCCGTACTCCGTGCCGACCGAGGAGACTCCCGACTACGCGACGCAATACTACGCGCAGCAACAACACCTCGACCAACAGCAACAGCTCGGCCAGCAGCAACAACAGCTCGGCCAGCAACAACAACAGCTCggtcaacaacaacaacaacagcagccCGGCCAGCAACAACAGCTCGAGCTGCAGCAGGAGCCGCTGCAGCAGCAGCCGGCAGTGGAGGAGCCGGCGCAGTACGCGCAGTATGAGGACTGGGGCCACGCCGCCGAGCCGGGGCCCTACGCCGAGCCCGGGCCCTACGCCGACCCCTACTGGCAGCCCGACTCCTACTCCTACGGAGAG GGCGAGGCGCCGCAGATCTCGATGCCGGGCTCGCGCCGCGCCGACTCGCTCGCCGCGCCCGCGCATGCGCAC GACGAGGAGCCCGACGCGGAGCCTCCGAAGGCTCCGAGCAACAAGAAGCAGGAGGACAAGCCCAAGGCGGAGGGCGCCAAGGACGGCAAGGCCAGCAAGGGCGGCTGGCTGGGCGGCATCCTCACCAAGCTGTCGCTGCGGCCGCCCAACCAGATGATCCTGCCCGACGACAAGAACCCCACC ATCGTGTGGGACGCGGAGACCAAGCGCTGGCGCAACCTGGACGGGGACAGCGCCGacagcgcgccgccgccgccgccgccgcgggaCCTGCCGCCCGCCATGCA GAGCACGTCCCCTCCTCCGCCGTCCGCCGGCGCTCCGCCCTCCGCGCCCGTCTCTAACATATTCAAAATGCAGAAAGGAAGAC ACATCAAGAAGTCGTACGTGGACGTGCTGAACCCCGGCGGCGCAGGCCCCGGGCCGGGCCCCGCGCCGGCCCCCGCCGTGCTGGGCCCCAGCGTGCCGCTGCAGCCGCCGCCCAGCTACTTCGTGCCCGCGCCACTGCCGCAG